The Triticum aestivum cultivar Chinese Spring chromosome 3A, IWGSC CS RefSeq v2.1, whole genome shotgun sequence genome includes a region encoding these proteins:
- the LOC123061855 gene encoding protein DETOXIFICATION 12, which yields MAEAPLLPRKDQGDAAEEGAGRWRSEAGKLAYLALPMVAVSLSQYAVQVSSNMMVGHLPGVLPLSSAAIATSLASVSGFSLLIGMASALETLCGQAYGARQYHTLGLHTYRAIVTLLVVCVPLSLLWAFMGKILALIGQDPLIAHGAGRYIVWLIPGLFANAVIQPITKFLQSQSLTTPLLLSSVATLALHVPLCWVMVFRTGMGYTGAALAISVSYWLNVAMLVAYIVMSSSCKETRTPPTIKACRGVGVFLRLALPSALMICLEWWSFELLILMSGLLPNPELQTSVLSICLTSITLLFTIPYGLGAAGSTRVANELGAGNPEGARSAVRVVMSVAVTEAVIVSGALLLSRRLLGRAYSSEEEVASAVAAMVPLVCITVVTDGLQGVLSGVARGCGWQHVGAYVNLGSFYLLGIPMALILGFVLKMGAKGLWMGVVCGSISQTTLLSAITFFTNWRKMADEARERSLSEKAMESESRSLLE from the exons ATGGCGGAGGCGCCTCTGCTGCCGCGGAAGGACCAGGGGGACGCCgccgaggagggggcggggcgCTGGCGGAGCGAGGCCGGGAAGCTGGCGTACCTGGCGCTGCCGATGGTGGCGGTGAGCCTGTCGCAGTACGCGGTGCAGGTGTCCTCCAACATGATGGTCGGCCACCTCCCCGGCGTCCTCCCGCTCTcctccgccgccatcgccacctCCCTCGCCTCCGTCTCCGGCTTCAGCCTCCTC ATCGGCATGGCGAGCGCGCTGGAGACGCTGTGCGGCCAGGCCTACGGCGCGAGGCAGTACCACACTCTGGGGCTCCACACGTACCGAGCCATCGTCACCCTCCTGGTGGTGTGCGTCCCGCTCTCGCTCCTGTGGGCGTTCATGGGCAAGATCCTGGCGCTGATCGGGCAGGACCCCCTGATCGCGCACGGGGCCGGGCGGTACATCGTGTGGCTCATCCCAGGGCTCTTCGCCAACGCGGTGATCCAGCCCATCACCAAGTTCCTGCAGTCGCAGAGCCTCACCACGCCGCTGCTCCTGTCGTCCGTGGCGACGCTGGCGCTCCACGTCCCGCTCTGCTGGGTCATGGTGTTCAGGACCGGGATGGGGTACACCGGCGCCGCCCTGGCCATCAGCGTGTCATACTGGCTCAATGTGGCCATGCTCGTCGCCTACATTGTGATGTCGAGCTCCTGCAAGGAGACGCGCACGCCGCCGACCATCAAGGCCTGCAGGGGGGTGGGGGTGTTCCTGCGCCTGGCTCTGCCCTCTGCCCTCATGATATG TCTTGAGTGGTGGTCATTTGAGCTCCTTATTCTCATGTCGGGGCTTCTGCCCAACCCGGAGCTTCAAACCTCGGTGCTCTCAATATG CCTTACGAGCATCACATTGCTCTTTACTATACCTTATGGACTTGGAGCTGCTGGAAG CACGCGAGTAGCAAACGAATTGGGTGCTGGGAACCCCGAAGGAGCTCGATCGGCGGTCCGTGTCGTGATGTCAGTCGCGGTGACAGAGGCGGTGATCGTCAGTGGAGCTCTCTTGCTGTCACGGCGCCTCCTGGGCCGCGCTTACAGCAGCGAGGAGGAGGTCGCATCCGCCGTTGCCGCCATGGTTCCCCTTGTCTGCATCACCGTGGTCACCGATGGCCTGCAAGGGGTTCTCTCAG GCGTGGCTCGAGGATGCGGATGGCAGCACGTGGGCGCGTACGTCAACCTCGGCTCCTTCTACCTGCTCGGGATCCCCATGGCGTTGATTCTCGGTTTTGTGCTCAAGATGGGGGCAAAGGGGCTTTGGATGGGCGTCGTCTGCGGATCCATCTCGCAGACCACGCTCCTCTCCGCCATCACGTTTTTCACCAACTGGCGGAAGATG GCTGACGAAGCTAGGGAGAGATCGCTCAGTGAGAAGGCAATGGAGTCTGAGTCGAGATCTCTGCTGGAATAG